The segment TCTATAATAGGTTTAGTAAGGATTGTTACTGTTCGGCAGGCAAAACCTGAATCAACTAAACTTATGGAGCAAAAATGTTCTATCTATGAGTTTATTTGGTTCGGGTTTTTTTATGATAAAAATTCGAAGGAAAAGTGATTAGGATGAAAATTATAAAAGTGTTTAATAATAATGTCGCTTTGACTAAAGACCTTAACTCCATAGAGATGGTAGTGATGGGCAAGGGGCTCGCATTCCAGAAAAAGGTCGGAGACGAAATTGACGAAGAGAAGGTCCAAAAGACGTTTGTATCTCCTTCGGAAAACTTCGCGGCCAAGCTTTCCGAGCTATTGAATGAGATTCCTTATGAGATTATGTCACTGTCAAAAGATATTATTGAGCTTGCAGAGAAGGAATTGCGCACAGAGCTGAATGATTCCCTATATTTATCTCTATCGGATCATATTCACTTTGCCATTACGAGAATAAAAAATGATATACCAATCAAAAATGCGCTGATGTGGGAAGTAAAGAAGTTCTATAAGGCTGAATATCAGGTTGCCCGCCTTGCTTTAGGTTTGATTAAGGAAAGAACAGGTGTTGAACTTCCAGAAGATGAGGTTGCATCGATTGCTCTGCATATTTTCAATGCAAGACAAGATCATACAGGCATGGAAGAAACAGTAACAATGACAAATATCGTTAAAGATGTGACGAATATTGTTAAGTATCATTATGGCATTGACTTTAATGAAGAATCAGTCAATTACAGCCGGTTTATCACACATCTACGTTATTTTGCTTATCGTATGCTTCGTGGTGAAATAAATGATGATCAAAACGATGCTCTTTATAACCAGGTGAAG is part of the Niallia taxi genome and harbors:
- the licT gene encoding BglG family transcription antiterminator LicT, producing the protein MKIIKVFNNNVALTKDLNSIEMVVMGKGLAFQKKVGDEIDEEKVQKTFVSPSENFAAKLSELLNEIPYEIMSLSKDIIELAEKELRTELNDSLYLSLSDHIHFAITRIKNDIPIKNALMWEVKKFYKAEYQVARLALGLIKERTGVELPEDEVASIALHIFNARQDHTGMEETVTMTNIVKDVTNIVKYHYGIDFNEESVNYSRFITHLRYFAYRMLRGEINDDQNDALYNQVKRQYGEAYKCTIKVADYLEKEYSMKMTKDELAYFMIHIHRVSIREKRMK